The Lynx canadensis isolate LIC74 chromosome D1, mLynCan4.pri.v2, whole genome shotgun sequence genome has a segment encoding these proteins:
- the LMO2 gene encoding rhombotin-2 isoform X1 encodes MLLLFVLLIPRSPVKKKGGGPGSCLFKCDFLLLYLNRDQEKGNETRDRGKLSENRPSRERREPGERGTVPSPPPGRRPLPALGGEPRAATRAIGSAVTVLERGGASSPPERRSKRRCRSGGGGGGARAPEGVRAPAAGQPRATKGAPPPLGTPPPSPMSSAIERKSLDPSEEPVDEVLQIPPSLLTCGGCQQNIGDRYFLKAIDQYWHEDCLSCDLCGCRLGEVGRRLYYKLGRKLCRRDYLRLFGQDGLCASCDKRIRAYEMTMRVKDKVYHLECFKCAACQKHFCVGDRYLLINSDIVCEQDIYEWTKINGMI; translated from the exons ATGCTGCTGCTGTTTGTATTGCTAATCCCCAGGAGCCccgttaaaaaaaagggggggggaccgGGCAGCTGTCTCTTTAAATGTGATTTCCTTCTATTGTATTTGAATCGTgatcaggaaaaaggaaatgaaaccagagacagagggaagctGAGCGAAAATAGACCTTCCCGAGAGAGGAGGGAGCCCGGGGAGAGAGGCAcggtcccctccccgcccccaggccgccgccccctccctgccctcggCGGCGAGCCGCGCGCCGCGACCCGGGCCATAG GGAGCGCGGTGACTGTCCTTGAGCGCGGAGGGGCGAGCTCGCCGCCGGAGCGCCGGAGCAAGAGGAGGTGcaggagcggcggcggcggcggcggcgcccgaGCACCCGAGGGGGTCCGAGCCCCGGCAGCCGGCCAGCCCCGCGCCACAAAGGGAGCGCCCCCGCCGCTTGGCACGCCACCTCCCTCCCCAATGTCCTCAGCCATCGAGAGGAAGAGCCTGGACCCGTCTGA GGAGCCAGTGGATGAAGTGCTGCAGATCCCCCCGTCCCTGCTGACATGCGGCGGCTGCCAGCAGAACATTGGGGACCGCTACTTCCTGAAGGCCATCGACCAGTACTGGCACGAGGACTGTCTGAGCTGCGACCTCTGCGGGTGCCGGCTGGGCGAGGTGGGGCGGCGCCTCTACTACAAGCTGGGCCGGAAGCTCTGCCGAAGGGACTATCTCAG GCTTTTTGGCCAAGATGGTCTCTGTGCATCCTGTGACAAGCGGATCCGTGCCTATGAGATGACGATGCGAGTGAAAGACAAAGTGTATCACCTGGAATGTTTCAAATGCGCCGCCTGTCAGAAGCACTTCTGTGTGGGCGACAGATACCTCCTCATCAACTCCGACATAGTGTGTGAACAGGACATCTACGAATGGACTAAGATCAATGGAATGATCTAG
- the LMO2 gene encoding rhombotin-2 isoform X2: MEGSAVTVLERGGASSPPERRSKRRCRSGGGGGGARAPEGVRAPAAGQPRATKGAPPPLGTPPPSPMSSAIERKSLDPSEEPVDEVLQIPPSLLTCGGCQQNIGDRYFLKAIDQYWHEDCLSCDLCGCRLGEVGRRLYYKLGRKLCRRDYLRLFGQDGLCASCDKRIRAYEMTMRVKDKVYHLECFKCAACQKHFCVGDRYLLINSDIVCEQDIYEWTKINGMI; encoded by the exons ATGGAAG GGAGCGCGGTGACTGTCCTTGAGCGCGGAGGGGCGAGCTCGCCGCCGGAGCGCCGGAGCAAGAGGAGGTGcaggagcggcggcggcggcggcggcgcccgaGCACCCGAGGGGGTCCGAGCCCCGGCAGCCGGCCAGCCCCGCGCCACAAAGGGAGCGCCCCCGCCGCTTGGCACGCCACCTCCCTCCCCAATGTCCTCAGCCATCGAGAGGAAGAGCCTGGACCCGTCTGA GGAGCCAGTGGATGAAGTGCTGCAGATCCCCCCGTCCCTGCTGACATGCGGCGGCTGCCAGCAGAACATTGGGGACCGCTACTTCCTGAAGGCCATCGACCAGTACTGGCACGAGGACTGTCTGAGCTGCGACCTCTGCGGGTGCCGGCTGGGCGAGGTGGGGCGGCGCCTCTACTACAAGCTGGGCCGGAAGCTCTGCCGAAGGGACTATCTCAG GCTTTTTGGCCAAGATGGTCTCTGTGCATCCTGTGACAAGCGGATCCGTGCCTATGAGATGACGATGCGAGTGAAAGACAAAGTGTATCACCTGGAATGTTTCAAATGCGCCGCCTGTCAGAAGCACTTCTGTGTGGGCGACAGATACCTCCTCATCAACTCCGACATAGTGTGTGAACAGGACATCTACGAATGGACTAAGATCAATGGAATGATCTAG